Proteins encoded in a region of the Watersipora subatra chromosome 5, tzWatSuba1.1, whole genome shotgun sequence genome:
- the LOC137397406 gene encoding uncharacterized protein translates to MGPKKGAAKSTENSDQEAGPKLIDIDEKLNLILTKLGNIEFRLNLIESKQSDFEKSLNHVHQENEGIQLKQRDLSKSIVEIESKIGKLEGLESRIEAAEYAERAKCVELNGIPYDKSENLNLAYQKLLSSLKSDKLPTTIDKIYRIRQSKRIIIMFTQTNQRNEFFQQYRKNIQSLSALGFKQTGRIYINEVLSRAQSTLFWKTRQFKVEYNYKYVWTSNQRIYLRKTPDSDAIPINSEDDLETLKLL, encoded by the coding sequence ATGGGACCTAAAAAGGGAGCAGCTAAATCGACAGAGAATAGTGATCAGGAAGCCGGTCCAAAGCTTATTGACATTGACGAAAAATTAAACCTAATTCTTACTAAGCTTGGTAATATCGAATTTCGTCTCAATTTAATTGAGAGCAAACAGTCCGATTTTGAAAAGTCTCTCAATCACGTTCATCAAGAAAATGAGGGCATTCAACTCAAGCAGAGAGATTTATCCAAATCCATAGTAGAAATAGAATCTAAAATCGGTAAACTGGAAGGCTTAGAGTCTCGAATTGAAGCAGCAGAGTATGCTGAAAGAGCAAAATGTGTCGAGTTAAATGGGATTCCATATGATAAATCGGAAAATCTGAACCTTGCTTATCAGAAATTGCTAAGTTCCTTAAAATCTGATAAATTACCTACCACCATCGACAAGATATACCGCATTAGACAAAGCAAGCGCATCATCATAATGTTCACCCAAACCAATCAGCGCAATGAGTTCTTCCAGCAATATCGAAAAAACATTCAATCCCTCTCAGCACTTGGTTTCAAACAAACAGGAAGGATCTATATCAATGAAGTATTGAGTCGTGCTCAAAGCACACTTTTCTGGAAAACCCGGCAATTTAAAGTGGAATACAACTATAAATATGTGTGGACATCTAATCAAAGAATATATCTGCGTAAAACTCCTGACTCGGATGCCATCCCTATAAACTCTGAAGACGATTTAGAAACGCTAAAACTTCTTTAA
- the LOC137396437 gene encoding dual specificity protein phosphatase 3-like, protein MDVRKGSSHPKPWLEDTKRITVEDLEKIIQGPNGITFLPSRSMDEVYPGVYIGEHQAAVNILQLENLKFTHVLNVAVGKDKFHSDTHAEMYRKTNITFMGVKADDTALFNLLPHFSSTSKFIHHAISSPGGKILVHCRAGASRSATVVIAYLMLKQHKTVSEATQLVRAKREIAPNPGFLRQLCKLQEQIDDRQEMHKKKTCCIS, encoded by the exons ATGGATGTGCGCAAAGGTTCCTCTCATCCTAAACCTTGGCTGGAAGATACCAAAAGAATTACGGTTGAAGATTTGGAGAAGATCATACAAGGCCCAAATGGTATAACATTCCTGCCCAGTAGATCAATGGATGAAGTCTACCCCGGTGTATACATCGGAGAGCA TCAGGCTGCGGTGAACATCTTACAGTTGGAAAATCTTAAATTCACGCATGTGCTGAATGTGGCTGTTGGAAAGGACAAGTTTCACTCCGACACCCATGCTGAGATGTACCGAAAGACTAACATAACGTTTATGG GGGTCAAAGCAGACGATACAGCATTGTTCAACTTATTACCTCATTTTAGTTCCACTTCCAAGTTTATACATCATGCCATATCATCTCCAG GAGGCAAGATTCTAGTGCACTGTAGAGCGGGAGCTAGCCGTTCAGCGACTGTTGTTATAGCCTACCTCATGCTCAAACAGCACAAGACAGTATCCGAGGCGACACAACTTGTCAG AGCTAAGAGAGAAATAGCACCGAATCCAGGCTTCCTGAGACAACTGTGTAAACTACAGGAGCAGATAGATGATAGGCAAGAGATGCATAAGAAAAAGACCTGTTGTATCTCTTAA